AGGTGGAGACCCCGGTTCGGTCCGCGCTCGATCTCGAGGGCGATGTCCGGGCGCAGCCTCAGCGAGTAGCTGTGGCGCGGTGGCGTCCGCGAGCGAGAAAACGATGCGTTGTAAGCCAGCTTGACACCACAAGTCCATTCAAACGCTCGATTCCCTTCGAGAGCGGTCTCGAACGAACTGCTCGTTGGGCGCGCGCGGTGCGACGGCGGTCCAATGAGGTCTTGAATGATGTCGGCGAAACGGAAGAAGCTCCAAAGCTCGTACAGGAGGGCGATGTTCTTGAGTTCCAGCAGGTCGCGCATTTCGCGCCGATCGAGCGGGATTCGGGGCGCGAGTCGGATCCGCGCGAAGTGCCGGAGCACATCCCTGTAGCCGCGCCGCCGCTGCAGGACCGTGGACGAAAACGGGATCCGCGCCAACGTTCCCACATCCTCCCACATGGAATGCCGCACGATGGGCATCAGCGTCTCGTCCATCCGGTCGCAATCGTCGAGCAGATTGCGTTCGAACGCGTTCCGCCGGTGTGCGACCGCCGAGCGCATTCGGCCGATGACCCCCCGTGCCTGACCGATGAACGCCTTGACGAAACGGTTCTCGGGCGTGTCGATCGTGGCCCGGATCCGCCGCTCGGACACAGTCTCCGGAAGCTGGCCTCCCAACTGCGAAGCGAGGGCCGCAACGGCCGGAGAGAGCGACGAGGTGTGTGCCGGAACGCCCGCCCGCGTCACCAGATCGAGCAGCGTCTGCTCGTCCACTCGCGTTAGCGCGTCAAGCCCGACTTCCCTGCGCTCCGTCCGCCAACGCCGGTACGGGGCGCGCTGGATCAACTCCAGGGCGGGTACGAGTCGCGTCGTGAGGGGGGCACGGTCCAGCAGGACATACCTCAGATAAACGAACGCGTGATAGAGCACTTCGTCACGAGGTGCCGGCCCCCGAGCGAACCGGGCGGCACCCGGATCCCCGGCCGCGAAGGGAAGGCTCGTGGCTACGTCCGTAAGATCCCCGAGGAGCGCTTCGAAGTCCTCCTCTCGGAGCTTGCCGGTGTACAGCTCCACGGGATGCCCGACGTGAGGGAGTTCGAGTACGCCGACGGAGTTAACGAGGTCGAGAACGAGCGCCCCGCGCCCGACCTCGGTCCAAACACCCGTCGGCAGGACCGCCTTGATGTCCGCAAGCAGTTCGCCCGGACCCTCCAGGATCCACCGCGACTCGCTCTGCAATCGCCAACGCCCATCCTGGAAGCGCGGAGGCTCGCCGGACCGCCACGGCATGATGGCGATGGGTGGGGATGCCTGGCCCGGCACGGATGTCTCGCCGCCTCCCGTTGAATCCGCCTCCGCCGTAGCAATCACCCGATCGACATCACTCGATGAACGCCGTGAAGCCGCGCTGCCGGAGACGCCGCAGCATGCGCCAGATCTTGGCCGCCGTGCGCGGGAACTCCGGATCGGGGCCGTCCGCAGCCCCATCGCCGGCGTCGGTCCCCTCCTCGGATTGCGGTCCCTCGGTCTCGCCTGCCGATCCGTCCGCATCGCCCTGAGACGTTCCCGCGGGAACGCCCGCGCGGGAGGCGGTCGTCCCATTGGGCCTCAGCCGTCCATTCACGACCGTCCATTCGTCGAGCCGGACGTCGGCATCCCCGCGCCTCCGCTCACCGCCATGCACGGCGAAGTCGAACAGCTTTTCCAACAGGGACTCCAGTTCCTGCTGCGTCCCGTGGAACTTCGGCAGCACCTTTTGGAGCAGAGCGAGATCGAACGCGGCCTTCACGGACTCGTCCCCGTTCGCCGACTGTTCCCGCGCGAGGTTGACGAACCGGGCGATCTCGTTTGCCACCCGATACCCGAAGTGCCGGTGCTCCTCCTCCAGGATGGCGTGCAGTTCCAGGAGGATCCGGGCGTACCGTCCACGGGCGACCCCGGTAAAATCAAGCCAGTCGTTGCGATCTGGCTTCTCGTAGGGCGTGAACCGAAGCGCCCCGTCCTTCCCGGCCGACAAATCGAGGTCGCCGGACTCGCGGCTTGCGACTCCATCCGTGTAGCCCTCGAGGTCGACCTGGTCGAACTCGATCGTGAACGCTCGGTCGAGCACCTTGGGGCTGAACATGTAGGTCGTCTCGTCAACGTTCACCGTGCCGGTGAAGAAGACGTTGTTCGGCACCCGGAGTTGTCTCGGCACGGGAACACCCGACTCCGCCGAACCGTCCTCTATCCCCTCGTCGTCATGGAGCGAGATCGGCTCGTCCGACTCAAGTGCCGAAAGAAAGTCGGAAAAATAATGCTCCACGCGGGCGAGGTTCATCTCGTCCAACACGACGAAGAAGGGATGCGGGGCCCTGTCGTCCTCCTTCTTGGCTCTCGCTTCCTCGTCCCGTGCCTCCAGAAGAAGCGAGAGGAACGGTGTCATGGAGTACGCGCCGGTGATGGGGTTCAAGTATCCCAGCAACCCTCGGTTGTCCACCCAGTCCGGCCGCACCGGAACGACGACGCGGTTGTCAAGTTTCCGCTCGGCGACTTCAGTATCCCCCAGCCGGAACTCGATCCGATGGTCGTCGGGCGTCTCCCCTTTCCCGAAACTGATGTAGAACTGGTCCCCTGGCTGGAGGTTCTCCAGATACCAATCGCGGAAGTCGTGTGCGCCCGCAAATAGGAGCCACGTCACGTTTCGATTCGGCTCACGGTAGAATCGGAGCTTCGTAAGCCCGCCCGGGTAGGCTACTTGGATCATGCGGCTAGCGGACCCTGACGTGGGAGCCACGAAGGACTCAACTTCGGCCGCGAACCTCACTGGCAGGATGATCTGACGCCACTTGAAGTGAAATGGCCGAGCCGTCATCCTGACCGCGTCGTCCGGTGCGCTCGACCTGTCGAGTTCCTCCGCAGGCTGGTCTTGGATCGTTGCCGGGAAACTGCGAGCGACCGCCATGGCGATCTGCGTCTTCCCCGTGCCCGAGATGCCGGTGAGAATCGCGAACCGCTTGGTCTGCAGGGCAAGGACGTAGTTTGCGACCGTCTCCGTCGGAAAAAGCAGTCCTCTTGCACCGAAGGATCCAACGAGGTCCCGAAACTGCGGTCGACCGGATCCGGTCGTTTGCTCCTGATCGTCACCCTGCAGGCCATCCGTGTCCGGATTGGTGCGGTAGCTTGGGTAAGGCAGTGCGAGTCCGAGTTCGCGGTTCAGGAAATCGACCACTTCGTTGGAGTGCGACTTGCGGTATGCGTTCTTACGAACCGTCGAAGCCGTGAGGGCAGCATGGTGAGCGTCCTCCAGGGATCCCCATATGTCAGCGGCCGCCTGCCAGCCCAGCTCAAAATTGTGCGCTCCCGGGATTCTTGGTCGGTCCCACGCGTGGAGGGCCAGATCATCTAGCGCCTTCCGCACCTCCGCATCCAG
This Candidatus Palauibacter polyketidifaciens DNA region includes the following protein-coding sequences:
- a CDS encoding DUF2357 domain-containing protein encodes the protein MIATAEADSTGGGETSVPGQASPPIAIMPWRSGEPPRFQDGRWRLQSESRWILEGPGELLADIKAVLPTGVWTEVGRGALVLDLVNSVGVLELPHVGHPVELYTGKLREEDFEALLGDLTDVATSLPFAAGDPGAARFARGPAPRDEVLYHAFVYLRYVLLDRAPLTTRLVPALELIQRAPYRRWRTERREVGLDALTRVDEQTLLDLVTRAGVPAHTSSLSPAVAALASQLGGQLPETVSERRIRATIDTPENRFVKAFIGQARGVIGRMRSAVAHRRNAFERNLLDDCDRMDETLMPIVRHSMWEDVGTLARIPFSSTVLQRRRGYRDVLRHFARIRLAPRIPLDRREMRDLLELKNIALLYELWSFFRFADIIQDLIGPPSHRARPTSSSFETALEGNRAFEWTCGVKLAYNASFSRSRTPPRHSYSLRLRPDIALEIERGPNRGLHLLDAKFRRQKLADSGLAGGEGDATAGGEATDERAAERRGDFKRGDLYKMHTYRDAIPAARSVWILYPGDEFRFFAASGAAAPSETPEDLPESVDGVGAIPFAAKPPTGSIPNPHAAARATLQRLLDRR